The following are encoded in a window of Congzhengia minquanensis genomic DNA:
- a CDS encoding glycerol-3-phosphate acyltransferase: MLDVLFGYFLGGVLFSWHIPKLLKNIDICELSGDHNPGTTNAMIFAGRRVASLCLFCDLLKGFLPVFFAVRWLNTESWLFAVAMAAPVLGHATAPLYKLSGGKSIAVSFGVLLALFPASFSVVILAFFYILFSTAIKITPVRVRSILTFAVSGAVSLAICLWQGLFAMGLGCAVISGIVIVKHLKRFSAETDLSREKAM, from the coding sequence GTGCTGGATGTTTTATTTGGATATTTTTTGGGCGGTGTTTTGTTTAGCTGGCACATTCCCAAGCTTTTAAAAAACATTGACATTTGTGAATTGAGCGGCGACCACAACCCGGGCACCACCAACGCCATGATTTTTGCAGGCAGGAGGGTTGCGTCTTTGTGCCTTTTTTGCGATTTGCTGAAAGGGTTTTTGCCTGTATTTTTTGCGGTTCGGTGGTTAAACACAGAAAGCTGGTTGTTTGCCGTTGCGATGGCGGCGCCTGTTTTGGGTCACGCCACCGCTCCGCTTTACAAATTATCCGGCGGGAAAAGCATTGCGGTTTCGTTCGGCGTTCTGCTGGCCTTGTTTCCCGCGTCTTTTTCTGTTGTAATTTTGGCGTTTTTTTATATTTTGTTTTCTACCGCCATTAAAATTACACCGGTGCGGGTGAGAAGCATTTTAACCTTTGCGGTTTCCGGCGCGGTTTCCCTCGCTATATGTCTGTGGCAGGGACTGTTTGCCATGGGGCTGGGCTGTGCGGTGATTTCAGGTATTGTGATTGTAAAGCATTTAAAACGGTTTTCCGCGGAAACGGATTTGTCGCGGGAAAAGGCCATGTAA
- a CDS encoding GNAT family N-acetyltransferase, with product MEKNMYTIRKMTQSYAKDYLNWHYPAPYEFYNIPKEYHEAELKAIMAPSAHWFCVEKSGSEMVGFYQYTPLKNGAVEIGLGLKPDYTGKGYGLKFVRGCVQFGRQQFGGESATFLLRVAEFNKRAIKTYRRAGFQDCGRAQAMTRTMAWAQEPAKPVSFLCMKLSA from the coding sequence TTGGAAAAAAACATGTACACCATTCGGAAAATGACGCAATCTTATGCAAAGGACTATTTAAACTGGCATTATCCTGCGCCCTATGAATTTTACAACATACCCAAAGAGTATCACGAGGCGGAACTTAAGGCGATTATGGCCCCGTCTGCACACTGGTTTTGCGTGGAAAAGTCTGGCAGTGAAATGGTTGGGTTCTATCAATATACACCGCTGAAAAACGGCGCTGTTGAAATTGGGCTGGGGCTTAAGCCCGACTATACGGGAAAGGGCTATGGCTTAAAATTTGTCCGCGGCTGTGTGCAGTTTGGCAGACAGCAGTTTGGCGGCGAAAGCGCTACCTTTCTTCTTCGCGTGGCGGAATTTAACAAAAGGGCAATTAAAACCTATCGCAGAGCGGGCTTTCAAGACTGCGGCCGCGCTCAGGCCATGACACGGACAATGGCATGGGCTCAGGAACCAGCAAAGCCGGTTTCGTTCCTTTGCATGAAATTATCAGCTTAA
- a CDS encoding stalk domain-containing protein — MKKIISTMLAVCFMMISLTALAGDITVLLDGKQLRFDQNPIIENDRTLVPVRKIFEELGADVQWREKDAVVTAKKDDMSIRLQINSNWMLQNGELIYLDAAPKIVGDRTLVPLRAISESFGAAVTWEASSQTVYVTTAGNVPNAPDSETPSTPDTPENTPGDTPSSEENDFEQQVLDLVNQERQKAGLAPLSWNSDLANVARAHSKDMSVRNFMFHTNPDGLSPFDRIKNAGISYRSAAENIAAGQATPQSVMQGWMNSAGHKANILNPDLKEIGVGYFNSTTGYKHYWTQVFIAQ; from the coding sequence ATGAAAAAAATCATATCCACTATGCTGGCCGTGTGCTTCATGATGATAAGCTTAACCGCACTGGCCGGGGATATTACCGTCCTTCTGGACGGAAAACAGCTTCGTTTTGACCAAAACCCAATCATTGAAAATGACAGAACACTTGTCCCCGTGCGGAAAATCTTTGAAGAGCTTGGCGCCGACGTTCAATGGCGCGAAAAAGATGCAGTGGTAACTGCAAAGAAAGACGATATGTCCATCAGACTGCAAATCAATTCAAATTGGATGCTCCAAAACGGAGAACTGATATATTTAGACGCCGCGCCAAAAATTGTCGGCGACAGAACGTTGGTGCCATTAAGGGCCATCAGCGAATCTTTTGGCGCAGCGGTAACGTGGGAGGCGTCTTCACAAACTGTGTATGTAACGACCGCAGGGAATGTTCCCAACGCGCCGGATTCAGAAACGCCCAGCACGCCGGATACGCCGGAAAATACGCCCGGCGATACCCCCTCTTCCGAGGAAAATGATTTTGAACAGCAGGTGCTTGATCTAGTGAACCAGGAGCGGCAAAAAGCGGGCCTTGCGCCCCTTTCCTGGAACAGCGACCTGGCAAACGTAGCCCGGGCCCACAGCAAGGACATGAGCGTTCGAAACTTTATGTTCCACACCAATCCCGACGGGCTTTCTCCTTTCGACAGGATTAAAAACGCCGGCATTTCGTACAGAAGTGCAGCAGAAAACATTGCTGCAGGACAGGCCACGCCCCAAAGCGTTATGCAGGGCTGGATGAACTCAGCGGGCCATAAAGCCAACATTTTAAACCCCGATTTAAAAGAAATCGGCGTAGGTTACTTTAACAGCACCACCGGATATAAACACTATTGGACGCAGGTCTTTATCGCACAGTAA
- a CDS encoding spore coat protein CotJB — translation MNMNNNMNLRNRDALMRKIMEIDFALNEMVLFLDTHPNDKKALALYHKYADKSRELKAVYNENFGPLTPADNLSEDCWEWVHGPWPWEN, via the coding sequence ATGAACATGAACAACAACATGAATTTAAGAAACCGCGATGCTCTTATGCGCAAAATTATGGAAATCGACTTTGCGCTTAACGAAATGGTGTTATTTTTAGACACGCACCCGAACGACAAAAAGGCTTTGGCACTCTATCATAAATACGCCGACAAATCCCGCGAGCTAAAGGCCGTTTACAACGAAAACTTCGGCCCGTTAACGCCTGCCGACAATCTGTCGGAGGATTGCTGGGAATGGGTTCACGGTCCCTGGCCGTGGGAAAATTAA
- a CDS encoding ATP-binding protein, giving the protein MIRKIIHIDEEKCNGCGLCAQACHEGAIGMVNGKAKLLRDDYCDGLGDCLPVCPTDAISFVEREAAAYDEQAVLKNKEQANKLACGCPGTQVKRLNREAPERKAEAVPAQAVCSQLNQWPVQIKLVPVNAPYFENANLLLAADCTAYAYGNFHADFMKNKVTLIGCPKLDDGDYAEKLTEIIRENNIKSVTVVRMEVPCCGGLEFAAKTALQNSGKFIPWQVVTISTDGTRLD; this is encoded by the coding sequence ATGATTCGAAAAATTATTCATATTGATGAAGAAAAATGCAACGGCTGCGGCTTGTGTGCTCAGGCATGCCACGAGGGAGCCATTGGCATGGTAAACGGCAAGGCGAAGCTTTTGCGGGATGACTATTGCGACGGGCTGGGGGACTGCCTTCCTGTTTGTCCAACAGACGCGATTTCTTTTGTTGAGCGTGAGGCGGCGGCTTATGATGAGCAGGCGGTTTTGAAAAACAAGGAACAGGCAAACAAGCTCGCCTGCGGCTGTCCCGGCACGCAGGTGAAACGGCTAAACAGGGAAGCGCCGGAGCGCAAGGCTGAAGCTGTACCGGCCCAGGCTGTTTGTTCCCAGCTGAACCAGTGGCCGGTTCAAATTAAGCTTGTTCCTGTAAACGCGCCCTATTTTGAAAACGCAAATCTTTTATTAGCAGCGGACTGCACGGCATATGCCTATGGTAATTTCCACGCTGATTTTATGAAGAACAAGGTAACGCTGATTGGCTGCCCGAAGTTAGACGACGGCGACTATGCCGAAAAACTGACGGAAATTATCCGTGAAAACAATATAAAAAGCGTGACGGTTGTCCGCATGGAGGTGCCCTGCTGCGGCGGGCTGGAATTTGCTGCAAAGACGGCGCTGCAAAACAGCGGAAAATTTATTCCGTGGCAGGTGGTTACCATTTCTACAGACGGAACGCGCCTTGACTAA
- a CDS encoding M56 family metallopeptidase, producing the protein MMLQETFKALLITSLAGTALTGVLTLFRPVTKKVFGYMWHYYIWLAVLCVMLLPVRFGVPQISRAAEAPQQMQVQTMQRNEPAQTGFTPSQTNTQAAANIAMTQRIADYAGKTIHNGTNILAAVWLGGMFLMLCISMAGYARLTVKIHKKSDIISCPELERYTNKKIVVRECETLSSPFIMGIIRPTLILPSIGLTPEQLDNILRHEMTHFKRRDVLYKWFAHFVKCVHWFNPAVYYVVRQINIECEISCDLSVVSQMNQDEEKSYIDTILSLLSSKSKNIPLTTGMTGSKKILKRRFTMIKNKKATSKIMSVLSVLIAAVLLSTTVLASGVLSDLTTDHYTIDIRNHRGEKIELNNKPFIENSEVYVPLRELFEKMGYLNSEDSSIKWDNGTIEISVVFENRPAYYGLDIGKNWLRLAPPDDNYSVGVAIEMSDVPILKGGTTYVVLNDMNYMMYSYFGIRDENNQLCKLTYNVYEKNGTDVTAQIAAATEAKKENGLMKQPESTAALFLDAFAGGNFEKMKTYCTQSCIDTFFGDGYVFGMKRAELVNVDINETEYAKSSNDFNILVTVNMTPHENSVFDPSQTSTSFYICLFRQPDGRYLINEFATGV; encoded by the coding sequence ATGATGCTTCAGGAAACTTTCAAAGCACTTCTGATCACCTCCCTTGCCGGAACAGCGCTTACAGGCGTTTTAACACTTTTCCGTCCTGTTACAAAAAAAGTGTTCGGGTATATGTGGCATTATTACATATGGCTTGCCGTGCTTTGTGTCATGCTGCTGCCCGTGCGGTTTGGCGTGCCCCAAATCAGCAGGGCCGCTGAAGCTCCCCAGCAGATGCAGGTGCAAACCATGCAAAGGAACGAACCGGCACAGACGGGATTCACACCAAGCCAGACGAACACGCAAGCGGCAGCAAATATTGCAATGACACAGCGAATAGCCGATTATGCAGGAAAAACCATCCATAACGGCACGAATATTCTTGCCGCAGTTTGGCTTGGAGGAATGTTCCTCATGCTGTGTATCAGCATGGCCGGATACGCCAGGCTGACGGTAAAAATACATAAAAAATCCGATATCATTTCCTGCCCCGAACTCGAGCGCTATACAAACAAAAAAATCGTTGTGCGCGAGTGTGAAACCCTATCTTCACCCTTTATTATGGGGATAATCCGTCCCACCTTGATTTTGCCGTCAATAGGCCTCACGCCGGAACAGCTTGACAATATACTGCGCCACGAAATGACGCATTTTAAGCGAAGGGACGTTTTGTATAAGTGGTTTGCACATTTCGTAAAATGTGTCCATTGGTTTAACCCAGCTGTTTACTACGTTGTGCGCCAAATCAATATTGAATGTGAAATTTCCTGTGATTTATCCGTAGTGAGCCAAATGAACCAGGACGAGGAAAAAAGCTATATAGACACAATTCTTTCGTTATTATCAAGTAAATCTAAAAACATCCCCTTAACCACGGGAATGACGGGAAGTAAAAAAATATTGAAAAGGAGATTTACGATGATTAAAAACAAAAAAGCAACAAGTAAAATCATGTCGGTATTATCGGTGCTTATAGCGGCCGTTTTGCTGTCAACAACCGTATTGGCCAGCGGTGTGCTGTCGGATTTGACAACAGACCATTACACAATTGATATTCGAAACCACAGGGGCGAAAAAATTGAGCTAAACAATAAGCCGTTTATTGAAAACAGCGAGGTATATGTTCCGCTCCGGGAACTGTTCGAAAAAATGGGATATTTAAATAGCGAGGACAGTTCTATAAAATGGGATAACGGGACGATTGAAATCTCTGTTGTATTTGAAAACAGACCTGCTTATTATGGCTTGGACATCGGCAAAAATTGGCTCCGTTTAGCACCTCCTGATGATAATTATTCTGTTGGTGTTGCTATTGAAATGTCTGACGTCCCGATTTTAAAGGGCGGCACAACATATGTTGTATTAAACGATATGAATTATATGATGTATTCATATTTTGGCATACGGGATGAAAATAATCAATTATGTAAACTGACCTATAACGTTTATGAAAAAAACGGAACTGATGTAACAGCACAGATTGCGGCAGCCACAGAGGCAAAAAAAGAAAACGGGCTTATGAAACAGCCGGAATCTACAGCAGCATTGTTTTTAGATGCTTTTGCCGGCGGAAACTTTGAAAAAATGAAAACATACTGCACGCAAAGCTGTATCGACACATTCTTCGGAGATGGATATGTGTTTGGTATGAAGCGTGCGGAGCTTGTCAATGTGGATATTAACGAAACGGAATATGCAAAATCGTCAAATGATTTCAATATTTTGGTTACGGTGAATATGACTCCTCACGAAAATTCCGTTTTCGACCCGTCGCAGACAAGCACATCGTTCTATATTTGTCTTTTCAGGCAGCCCGACGGCAGATATTTAATCAACGAATTTGCAACCGGTGTATAA
- a CDS encoding Crp/Fnr family transcriptional regulator: MINYSLLSNTILFRGIAPEEIASMLKCLGGKTKRFQKDSVIYPAGGFAKAMGVVLSGGVNIEQGDIWGNCAIIGNIGPYETFAETYACLQSEPMSVSVTAAVSTEVLFLEIRKMLDTCTSACPFHSRLIHNLLWAMAEKNLMLTRKMNHITPKSIRARLLSYLSGEAVRRGSYQFNIPFNRQQLADYLSVDRSALSNELSKCKRDGLLDFYKNSFKLKV; encoded by the coding sequence ATGATCAATTATTCTTTGCTTTCAAACACCATTTTATTTCGCGGAATTGCGCCGGAAGAAATTGCATCCATGCTCAAGTGCCTGGGCGGCAAAACAAAGCGTTTTCAAAAAGACAGCGTCATTTACCCGGCAGGCGGGTTTGCCAAGGCAATGGGCGTGGTGCTTTCGGGCGGCGTAAACATTGAGCAGGGAGATATTTGGGGCAACTGCGCCATCATCGGCAACATCGGCCCCTATGAAACCTTTGCCGAAACCTATGCCTGCCTGCAAAGCGAACCAATGTCCGTCAGCGTCACAGCCGCCGTGTCAACCGAAGTTTTGTTCTTAGAAATCAGAAAAATGCTTGACACCTGCACCTCCGCCTGCCCCTTTCACAGCCGTTTGATTCACAATCTGCTGTGGGCCATGGCAGAAAAAAATTTAATGCTCACCCGCAAAATGAACCATATCACACCCAAGTCCATCCGGGCGCGGCTGCTTTCATACCTGTCCGGCGAGGCGGTGCGCCGCGGGAGCTATCAGTTTAACATTCCCTTCAACCGCCAGCAGCTGGCAGACTACCTGTCTGTTGACCGCAGCGCCCTTTCAAACGAGCTGTCCAAATGCAAGCGCGATGGGCTGTTGGATTTTTATAAAAACTCCTTCAAATTAAAGGTTTAG
- a CDS encoding MGDG synthase family glycosyltransferase — protein sequence MKILILSCRTGEGHNSAAKAVKEALDDFGAECELVDALTFSGRRPNEIVTNSYNRMIVKAPNMFGLIYKAGDLYSSTKLASPVYWANSLYAERLRAYIENGGFTAVVCSHLFPMETLTWLKRRGEITQKCYGILTDYTCIPFFHETDLDAYFIPHTEVTEECLEKGMAGEKLLTTGIPVMKTFSNRVEKQTAREKLSIPAGCKLFLIMTGGIGCGRVFDFCDGILAKSGKDVCVIVLSGRNEQLKAGLNSRYGLDTRVRAVPFTTEVALYMNAADVLLTKPGGISTTEAAVANVPLCHTMPIPGCETKNAALFEKKGMSVRANSPQEAVEKALGLMEDNTLREGICKMQREQINPNASRDIAAYILNQ from the coding sequence ATGAAAATCCTGATTTTAAGCTGCCGCACCGGAGAGGGGCACAACAGTGCGGCAAAGGCGGTGAAAGAGGCACTTGACGACTTCGGCGCGGAGTGCGAGCTGGTAGACGCCCTGACCTTCAGCGGCAGAAGGCCGAATGAAATTGTCACCAATTCATATAACCGCATGATTGTGAAAGCTCCGAACATGTTTGGTCTGATTTATAAAGCTGGGGATTTATACAGCTCCACCAAGCTTGCCTCCCCGGTGTATTGGGCAAACTCTCTTTATGCGGAGCGGCTTAGAGCCTACATTGAAAACGGCGGCTTTACTGCCGTGGTGTGTTCCCATCTGTTTCCCATGGAGACGCTGACGTGGCTGAAGCGCAGAGGGGAGATAACCCAAAAGTGTTACGGAATTTTGACGGATTACACCTGTATTCCGTTTTTCCACGAAACGGACTTAGACGCCTATTTTATTCCCCACACCGAGGTGACAGAGGAGTGTTTGGAAAAAGGAATGGCGGGGGAGAAGCTGCTGACCACGGGAATTCCCGTGATGAAGACGTTTTCAAACCGCGTGGAAAAGCAAACGGCAAGGGAGAAGCTTTCCATTCCGGCGGGGTGCAAGCTGTTTTTGATTATGACCGGCGGAATTGGCTGCGGCAGGGTGTTCGATTTTTGTGACGGTATTCTTGCAAAAAGCGGGAAGGATGTTTGCGTAATTGTGCTTTCGGGCAGAAACGAACAGCTAAAAGCCGGGCTTAACAGCCGCTATGGGCTGGACACCAGGGTGCGCGCCGTGCCCTTTACCACTGAGGTGGCCCTTTACATGAACGCAGCGGACGTTTTGCTAACCAAACCCGGCGGCATTTCCACTACAGAGGCGGCGGTGGCAAACGTGCCGCTGTGCCACACCATGCCCATTCCCGGCTGTGAAACAAAAAACGCCGCCCTGTTTGAGAAAAAGGGAATGTCGGTGCGGGCAAATTCCCCCCAGGAGGCGGTCGAAAAAGCCCTTGGGCTGATGGAAGACAACACATTGAGAGAGGGGATATGCAAAATGCAGAGAGAGCAGATAAACCCCAATGCGTCCCGCGACATTGCTGCATATATTTTAAACCAATGA
- the cdaA gene encoding diadenylate cyclase CdaA: protein MDYIRNSVYPFFKTIQLSDIVDILIVAIIIYNIIKHFRKTRAAQLLKGIAIIFGITYISEWLHLNVISFILENIMQMGFIALIIIFQPELRRGLEHMGRSKFGKWFSVEKEDVTDVAGEVCKAAENLAESHTGALVVFERETILDDLLTGGTVIGAKVTSELLENIFVPNTPLHDGAVIIRDDKIQKASCVLPLSANKDLSNELGTRHRAALGISEQADCVCLVVSEETGKISVMLNGNMMRNLSVNSLYKLLNKVLAPKDDVSTNVKKNIDHLKSQKRSRKKKDEKSEKQDKSKE, encoded by the coding sequence TTGGACTACATAAGAAACAGCGTTTATCCATTTTTTAAAACCATTCAGCTGTCCGATATTGTAGATATTTTAATCGTGGCAATTATTATTTACAATATCATCAAGCACTTCAGAAAGACCAGGGCGGCGCAGCTGTTAAAGGGCATTGCAATTATTTTTGGTATTACATATATCTCGGAATGGCTGCACTTAAACGTAATCAGTTTTATTTTGGAAAATATTATGCAAATGGGGTTTATTGCGCTGATTATTATTTTTCAGCCCGAACTTCGGCGGGGATTGGAGCACATGGGCCGCAGCAAGTTTGGTAAATGGTTTTCTGTTGAAAAAGAGGACGTGACCGACGTTGCCGGAGAAGTTTGCAAAGCGGCGGAAAATTTGGCGGAGTCCCACACTGGGGCGCTGGTTGTGTTTGAGCGGGAAACCATTTTAGACGATTTGCTCACTGGCGGCACGGTGATTGGCGCCAAGGTTACCAGCGAGCTTTTGGAAAATATTTTTGTGCCCAACACGCCGCTGCACGACGGCGCGGTAATTATCCGGGACGATAAAATTCAAAAGGCCTCCTGCGTTTTGCCGCTGTCCGCCAACAAAGACCTTTCCAACGAACTGGGTACCAGGCACAGGGCGGCGCTGGGCATTTCGGAGCAGGCGGACTGTGTTTGCCTTGTGGTGTCGGAGGAAACCGGGAAAATTTCCGTTATGCTAAACGGCAACATGATGCGGAATCTGTCTGTGAATTCGCTGTATAAGCTGCTGAATAAGGTGCTGGCACCGAAAGATGACGTAAGCACCAACGTGAAGAAAAACATTGACCACTTAAAATCGCAGAAACGGAGTCGGAAGAAAAAGGACGAAAAATCGGAAAAACAGGATAAAAGCAAAGAGTGA
- a CDS encoding RCC1-like domain-containing protein yields the protein MKRFLSVIMACSFVFSFAGITAQADIVGEVIATDITAYIDEQPVSSYNINDYTYVIAEDLRDYGFAVKWSEAARELRIYRKTDYTKWFLSAEKLNVKKSDVNRGAHAFDVYSTNIVTYLEDEPITAFNVDGQTLIQIDELTRYGYFSYDDERREVKINMAAFYADQLYDMSAKETLLLPCDKIEGTITYSGDVKDGKPNGYGRVTEEYEFTNGLASTDRYVYTAKFVDGVPDGPLFYFGTYVPHNGSDRRVRDYYKIEHYKDGVLDGYFLSVTQYDDGYSTRTEAVYENGAQIFSRVTEADDTYRYGCKVVSEGYLDALGNIIDYKPIEAGKIVAVSAGYSGGYAIDENGVLFGFGETVRGTKTVPVKLDETVSFAAGDSAGLSSVIDREGNLYYLYDKLVTYNNTDVPVAAENVKAASDNFFLTSDGNLYEKPTDYNWTWYDQPKLIDSGVSSFSARGQMVLYLKDNSVYYGRVERPGVSWNDGLTISTPVKVFENAKSASLGGRFLVVDENNTLWGWSSQLYGTPYEGQDDDIFSTLVPIQIADDVAFAESGSGFLAYVKTDGSLWVMPDVTEPEGEMLFDLKEPVKLSENVKTISCGGSFLLFVTNDGRLFSWGKNSGGRLGNGSREDATEPFFIQSFYAFR from the coding sequence ATGAAACGTTTCTTATCTGTCATCATGGCTTGCAGTTTTGTTTTCAGCTTTGCCGGCATCACCGCTCAGGCGGACATAGTGGGCGAGGTGATTGCTACCGACATAACGGCATATATTGACGAACAGCCCGTTTCATCCTACAACATCAACGACTACACCTATGTAATTGCGGAAGATTTGCGGGATTATGGCTTTGCAGTGAAGTGGAGTGAGGCGGCCCGGGAGCTTCGCATTTATCGTAAGACGGACTATACCAAATGGTTTTTGAGCGCTGAAAAGCTGAACGTGAAAAAGAGCGACGTTAACCGCGGCGCCCATGCATTCGACGTTTATTCCACCAATATTGTGACCTATTTAGAGGACGAACCGATAACTGCTTTTAATGTTGACGGGCAGACGCTCATTCAAATTGACGAGCTAACCCGATATGGATATTTCAGCTATGACGATGAACGCCGGGAAGTGAAAATTAACATGGCGGCTTTCTATGCTGACCAGCTTTACGACATGTCTGCAAAGGAAACGCTCTTGTTGCCCTGCGACAAGATTGAGGGCACCATTACCTATTCGGGCGACGTGAAAGACGGCAAGCCAAACGGCTATGGCCGGGTGACGGAAGAGTATGAATTCACCAATGGACTGGCGTCAACAGACCGGTATGTTTACACAGCAAAATTTGTTGACGGTGTTCCGGACGGCCCGCTATTCTATTTCGGAACGTACGTACCCCACAACGGCTCCGATAGAAGGGTGCGGGACTATTATAAAATTGAACATTACAAAGACGGGGTATTAGACGGATATTTCCTCTCTGTAACGCAGTATGATGATGGCTACAGCACCCGGACGGAGGCTGTTTATGAAAACGGCGCACAAATTTTCTCCCGTGTGACGGAGGCCGACGACACTTACCGCTATGGCTGCAAGGTTGTAAGCGAGGGATATTTGGACGCGCTGGGAAATATTATTGATTATAAACCGATCGAAGCGGGGAAAATTGTTGCGGTAAGCGCAGGATATTCCGGCGGTTATGCAATTGACGAAAACGGCGTGCTGTTTGGCTTCGGCGAAACGGTGCGCGGCACGAAAACTGTCCCGGTGAAGTTAGACGAAACTGTGTCCTTTGCCGCAGGGGATAGTGCGGGACTTTCTTCGGTGATTGACCGCGAAGGGAATCTGTATTACCTTTATGACAAATTGGTGACTTACAATAACACAGATGTGCCTGTGGCGGCGGAAAATGTGAAAGCCGCTTCGGACAATTTTTTCTTAACAAGCGACGGCAATTTATATGAAAAGCCGACGGACTATAACTGGACGTGGTATGACCAGCCGAAGCTGATAGACAGCGGCGTTTCGTCTTTTTCGGCCAGAGGACAGATGGTTTTGTATTTAAAAGACAACAGCGTTTATTACGGCCGGGTGGAACGGCCGGGAGTGAGCTGGAACGACGGGCTGACCATCTCCACGCCGGTGAAGGTGTTTGAAAACGCAAAATCGGCAAGCTTGGGCGGCCGCTTTTTGGTGGTGGATGAAAACAATACGCTTTGGGGTTGGTCTTCACAGCTTTACGGAACGCCTTACGAAGGGCAAGACGATGACATTTTTTCTACATTAGTGCCAATTCAAATTGCAGATGACGTGGCGTTTGCCGAGAGCGGCTCGGGCTTTTTGGCCTATGTGAAAACAGACGGATCCCTTTGGGTTATGCCGGACGTGACAGAACCGGAGGGTGAAATGCTGTTTGACTTAAAAGAACCGGTAAAGCTTTCAGAGAATGTGAAAACCATATCCTGCGGGGGGAGCTTTCTGCTGTTTGTAACCAATGACGGCAGGCTTTTCTCCTGGGGCAAAAACAGCGGCGGACGGCTCGGAAACGGCAGCAGAGAAGACGCGACAGAGCCATTCTTCATTCAAAGTTTTTATGCGTTTCGGTAA
- a CDS encoding spore coat associated protein CotJA — protein sequence MNEIERPCVGYAFVPRQELTRVFEPEEALMRGTLFPELYLPFNVYGKCPCREQKGERCR from the coding sequence ATGAACGAAATCGAAAGACCGTGTGTCGGCTACGCCTTTGTTCCGCGTCAGGAACTTACCCGGGTGTTTGAGCCGGAAGAAGCGCTTATGCGCGGCACACTTTTCCCCGAACTCTATCTGCCCTTTAACGTATATGGCAAATGCCCCTGCCGGGAGCAGAAAGGAGAGCGGTGCAGATGA
- a CDS encoding BlaI/MecI/CopY family transcriptional regulator produces the protein MSTENINIGEAELEIMKVVWKAKKPIGSSEIGKAVEHHGWKRTTIATFLVRLVEKGALASEKRGKSLYYTPLISAVAYKKAQVKNLVKTVFDGSAKDLVASLFEEKALTEDDIQELKAIFGDEEES, from the coding sequence ATGTCGACAGAAAATATTAACATTGGCGAAGCAGAGCTTGAAATAATGAAAGTTGTGTGGAAAGCAAAAAAACCCATTGGTTCATCTGAAATTGGAAAAGCGGTAGAACATCACGGCTGGAAACGTACAACCATTGCAACATTTTTGGTACGGCTCGTGGAAAAAGGTGCGCTTGCAAGCGAAAAACGCGGCAAATCGCTTTATTACACCCCTCTGATATCCGCAGTTGCATACAAAAAGGCACAGGTGAAAAATCTTGTCAAAACTGTGTTTGACGGCTCGGCGAAAGACCTGGTGGCTTCTCTTTTTGAGGAAAAGGCTTTAACGGAAGATGATATTCAGGAGTTGAAAGCGATATTTGGCGATGAGGAGGAATCATGA